One genomic segment of Odocoileus virginianus isolate 20LAN1187 ecotype Illinois chromosome 17, Ovbor_1.2, whole genome shotgun sequence includes these proteins:
- the RTN4RL1 gene encoding reticulon-4 receptor-like 1 yields the protein MLRKGCCVELLLLLLAGELPLGGGCPRDCVCYPAPMTVSCQAHNFAAIPEGIPEDSERIFLQNNHITLLRQGHFSPAMVTLWIYSNNITFIDPNTFQGFVHLEELDLGDNRQLRTLAPETFQGLVKLHALYLYKCGLSALPAGIFGGLHSLQYLYLQDNHIEYLQDDIFVDLVNLSHLFLHGNKLWSLGQDTFRGLVNLDRLLLHENQLQWVHHKAFHDLRRLTTLFLFNNSLSELPGDCLAPLGALEFLRLNGNAWDCGCRGRSLWEWLQRFRGSSSAVPCVSPERLHGQDLKLLRAEDFRNCTGPASPHQIKSHTLTTTDRAARKEHHPSPHGPARDKGHPHGHPPGSRSGSKKPGKNCTSHRNRNQVSKAGSGKQAPELQDYAPDYQHKFSFDFMPTARPKRKGKCARRTPIRAPSGVQQASSGSSLRASLLAWILGLVVTLR from the coding sequence ggTGCTGTgtggaactgctgctgctgctgctggccggGGAGCTGCCCCTGGGCGGCGGCTGCCCGCGGGACTGCGTGTGCTACCCCGCGCCCATGACCGTCAGCTGCCAGGCGCACAACTTCGCCGCCATCCCCGAGGGCATCCCGGAGGACAGCGAGCGCATCTTCCTGCAGAACAACCACATCACCCTCCTCCGGCAGGGCCACTTCAGCCCCGCCATGGTCACCCTGTGGATCTACTCCAACAACATCACCTTCATCGACCCCAACACCTTCCAGGGCTTCGTGCACCTGGAGGAGCTAGACCTCGGCGACAACCGGCAGCTGCGGACGCTGGCCCCTGAGACCTTCCAGGGCCTGGTGAAGCTCCACGCCCTCTACCTCTATAAGTGTGGGCTCAGCGCCCTGCCGGCCGGCATCTTTGGCGGCCTGCACAGCCTGCAGTACCTCTACCTGCAGGACAACCACATCGAGTACCTCCAGGACGACATCTTTGTGGACCTGGTCAACCTCAGCCACCTGTTTCTCCACGGCAACAAGCTGTGGAGCCTGGGCCAGGACACCTTCCGGGGCCTGGTGAATCTGGATCGGCTGCTGCTGCATGAGAACCAGCTGCAGTGGGTCCATCACAAGGCTTTCCACGACCTCCGCAGGCTGACCACCCTCTTCCTCTTCAACAACAGTCTCTCTGAGCTGCCAGGTGACTGCCTGGCACCCCTGGGGGCCCTGGAGTTCCTCCGCCTCAACGGGAACGCCTGGGACTGTGGCTGCCGGGGGCGCTCCCTGTGGGAATGGCTGCAGAGGTTCCGGGGCTCCAGCTCGGCGGTCCCCTGCGTGTCCCCCGAGCGTCTGCACGGCCAGGACCTGAAGCTGCTGAGGGCCGAGGACTTCCGGAACTGCACGGGGCCCGCGTCCCCGCACCAGATCAAGTCGCACACGCTCACCACCACCGACAGGGCCGCCCGCAAGGAGCACCACCCGTCCCCCCACGGCCCCGCAAGGGACAAGGGCCACCCGCACGGCCATCCGCCCGGCTCTCGGTCGGGCTCCAAGAAGCCGGGCAAGAACTGCACCAGCCATAGGAATCGCAACCAGGTCTCGAAGGCAGGCTCCGGGAAGCAGGCCCCAGAGCTGCAGGACTACGCCCCTGACTACCAGCACAAGTTCAGCTTTGACTTCATGCCCACGGCGCGGCCCAAGAGGAAGGGCAAGTGTGCCCGCAGGACCCCCATCCGTGCCCCCAGCGGGGTGCAgcaggcctcctcaggcagctcCCTGAGGGCCTCACTCCTGGCCTGGATACTGGGGCTGGTGGTCACTCTCCGCTGA